One window of the Yamadazyma tenuis chromosome 6, complete sequence genome contains the following:
- a CDS encoding uncharacterized protein (COG:A; EggNog:ENOG503NWX7), with translation MSFSAENFERKLASLQETQDSIVSISQWVLFHHRHSKEICEIWSQFVLKPHLNSQKRLSLLYLCNDVVQQARHKRKLEYIEGFAIVLPGVFASIFHKLDGPFKPKVERVVRVWDERQVFSKTQLDAMRKSLTHPSSIATVSTPSSERKSSDAIVPELGLLNDLLKHMNELIDISQNNLNQVGIQSKKYLPNDPSVSESLPSPKLYISKLNNLEKMCQMSNQNIDSIKDERQKILTNLNNLKNIIEEGLKTDESKKHIINSKLSTLYKTRNELVEMVADEEGEGSTEIVSPSFDSNTAKVVNDEGEQMPFYDSNDSDSDSAPAKYQDTGAYTTSSVAKSDDDDNDILPTYEDDSDSAAELVPTPRATPDSEVKLPPPKRFKKSKSKSVAFSENIEIKEYDRENQTEIIKIIKSDDDQTELDEDDEYDGGLSDDFPSHHKDAIELKHEESDREESEYDPQGSGSNGTSVLDILSKLQ, from the coding sequence ATGTCCTTTTCTGCTGAGAATTTTGAACGGAAACTCGCGTCCCTACAAGAGACCCAGGACTCGATCGTCTCGATTTCACAGTGGGTATTATTCCATCACAGGCACAGCAAAGAGATATGTGAGATCTGGAGCCAGTTCGTATTGAAACCCCATTTGAATTCTCAGAAGCGTTTATCATTATTATATCTTTGTAATGACGTGGTTCAACAGGCGAGACACAAACGGAAGCTCGAGTACATTGAAGGATTTGCCATCGTGTTACCTGGGGTTTTTGCCAGTATTTTCCATAAGTTGGATGGCCCTTTCAAACCCAAAGTTGAGAGAGTAGTCCGTGTATGGGACGAGAGACAGGTATTTTCAAAGACCCAATTGGATGCCATGAGAAAATCCCTCACCCATCCATCGTCAATAGCGACCGTATCAACACCCTCGTCGGAACGGAAGTCTTCTGATGCTATCGTCCctgaacttggacttttgaATGATCTTTTGAAACACATGAATGAGCTAATAGACATCAGTcagaacaacttgaatcaAGTGGGAATCCAATCCAAGAAGTACTTACCCAACGATCCTTCTGTATCGGAGTCATTGCCATCGCCCAAACTCTACATATCAAAactcaacaatttggagaagatgtGTCAAATGTCAAACCAGAACATAGATAGCATAAAAGATGAAAGACAAAAAATTTTAACgaatttgaacaatttgaagaatatcatcGAGGAAGGCTTGAAGACAGACGAATCAAAGAAACATATCATTAACTCAAAGTTGTCAACTTTGTACAAAACTCGGAATGAGCTTGTAGAGATGGTTGCGGATGAGGAAGGTGAAGGCTCTACTGAGATTGtttctccttcttttgaCTCCAATACAGCTAAGGTTGTCAATGATGAAGGAGAGCAGATGCCTTTCTATGACTCAAACGATAGTGACCTGGACTCGGCCCCAGCAAAGTATCAAGATACTGGAGCGTATACCACTTCTTCTGTGGCTAAAagtgacgatgatgacaatgATATATTGCCCACATATGAAGACGATAGCGACTCTGCTGCTGAATTGGTGCCCACTCCTAGAGCTACTCCAGACTCGGAGGTGAAACTCCCACCCCCAAAGCGGTTCAAAAAGTCGAAGTCCAAGTCGGTAGCATTTTCTGAAAatattgaaatcaaggaGTATGATCGTGAAAATCAAACTGAGATTATCAAGATTATTAAGAGTGACGACGACCAAACTGAATTAgacgaagacgatgagTACGATGGTGGATTAAGTGATGACTTCCCATCCCATCATAAAGATGCAATTGAGTTGAAACACGAGGAGTCGGATAGAGAAGAGTCCGAATACGATCCTCAAGGCTCAGGGCTGAATGGCACATCAGTTTTAGATATATTATCAAAACTTCAATAA
- the HMI1 gene encoding ATP-dependent 3'-5' DNA helicase (COG:L; EggNog:ENOG503P0Q3), translating into MVAEVRGERLSTSDAAKKYKVNNEYVDALMEYLDTAGIIRYHDLVDNAAKLIDVSLAKNEFIEQLFNYKVVVVDEFQDMYQGLMTIIEKVVKYPTRGHALNTTKHLCIAGDPNQSIYEFLGSKPEMMKVIEHHFPEFPEFTVKHSVIKESFRCTPEVLKCAVEVCVPQSDVLSRSIHSVKESSHPPVIKEFKSPSEEYQFIIQEIIRLCCESGGMFKLSDFAVLARSNKEIEDFGSILANNYGIKSNKLNSSLSWIKSKVQIMLSLLNALERTSGSELPLLCILMFLDTEFGSKARISKIFSLSRTWGREEGLKTDSLEDYLIANSIGNVRKGFAIETVYKTSRHKKIIKRFNTFLESIGTQRQQLAQNYASQTPEMVLQSLLFMIENSVLKDYLNTPTGIKKSTNEADLDALRLSYTKELNEHLKEFELSLKSSYSHYQSKGVLEATGDSFVKHFLRNYNEEVLNNSPDTVNISTIHASKGLEFPIVFVIGTSPYTRGSWDALLTSDEHTSSSMARLLYVAMTRAKNLVYLGSGTSIADLSPIAGSHFTTQLPKFNDDMLKRLSIDLSRSVPNQSRLNEGIHLLNQFKPFRQVRTYHNLRKFMPASRICISLLRHK; encoded by the coding sequence atggTTGCCGAAGTACGGGGAGAACGACTTTCCACTCTGGATGCTGCCAAAAAGTATAAGGTGAATAATGAATATGTTGATGCGTTGATGGAATACTTAGATACAGCAGGGATAATAAGATACCATGATTTAGTCGACAATGCGGCGAAGTTGATTGACGTTTCTCTAGCAAAGAATGAGTTTATCgaacaacttttcaactACAAGGTGGTTGTGGTAGATGAGTTCCAGGACATGTACCAAGGATTGATGACGATAATAGagaaggtggtgaaatATCCCACACGAGGCCATGCCCTCAACACCACAAAGCATCTTTGTATTGCCGGAGATCCAAATCAAAGCATCTATGAGTTTTTGGGATCGAAGCCTGAGATGATGAAAGTAATCGAACACCATTTTCCAGAGTTTCCTGAATTCACTGTGAAACATTCTGTTATAAAAGAGTCTTTCAGATGTACGCCCGAGGTCTTAAAATGTGCAGTTGAAGTTTGTGTGCCTCAGAGTGATGTGCTTTCACGAAGTATACATTCGGTTAAGGAATCAAGCCATCCCCCAGTCATAAAAGAATTCAAAAGTCCTTCTGAAGAGTATCAGTTCATAATCCAAGAGATAATTAGACTATGCTGTGAGCTGGGAGGTATGTTCAAACTTTCCGATTTTGCAGTTCTAGCGAGATCCAATAAGGAGATCGAAGATTTTGGCCtgattttggccaataaCTACGGAATAAAGTCTAACAAATTAAATTCATCGCTCTCTTGGATCAAGTCTAAAGTGCAAATAATGTTGAGTCTATTGAATGCACTCGAGAGAACTTCAGGTAGTGAGTTGCCCCTACTTTGCATCTTGATGTTCCTTGATACCGAGTTTGGAAGCAAAGCCCGTATTAGCAAGATCTTCTCTCTAAGCCGGACTTGGGGCCGAGAAGAAGGGTTAAAGACtgattctcttgaagaCTATCTAATTGCCAACTCTATTGGTAATGTTCGTAAAGGATTTGCCATTGAAACAGTTTACAAGACATCCAGACATAAAAAAATTATCAAGCGATTCAATACCTTTCTTGAGAGTATTGGCACCCAAAGACAACAATTGGCTCAGAACTATGCTTCCCAGACCCCTGAAATGGTTCTCCAAAGTTTACTTTTCATGATAGAAAATCTGGTACTCAAAGACTATCTCAACACACCCACAggaatcaaaaagtcaacCAACGAAGCAGATTTGGATGCTTTGCGTCTCTCGTATACGAAGGAACTTAACGAACACTTGAAGGAATTCGAATTGTCTCTAAAGTCCAGTTACAGCCATTATCAAAGTAAAGGTGTTCTTGAGGCTACAGGTGATTCATTCGTAAAGCACTTTCTTCGGAATTATAACGAAGAGGTCCTAAACAATTCTCCAGACACCGTGAATATATCGACTATCCATGCTTCCAAAGGGCTTGAATTTCctattgtgtttgtgatCGGAACATCTCCTTACACAAGAGGCTCATGGGATGCCCTTCTAACATCTGATGAACACACCTCCAGTTCTATGGCTCGACTTTTATATGTTGCAATGACAAGAGCTAAGAATCTTGTGTATTTGGGGTCGGGTACTTCGATTGCAGATTTATCTCCCATTGCAGGCAGTCATTTTACTACCCAGCTCCCCAAATTTAACGACGATATGCTAAAGAGGCTCTCCATCGATCTCAGCCGAAGTGTTCCAAACCAAAGCAGACTTAATGAAGGCATTCATTTACTAAACCAATTTAAGCCCTTCAGACAAGTACGTACGTATCATAACCTTAGAAAGTTCATGCCTGCATCAAGAATTTGTATTAGCTTGCTTAGACATAAATAA